A single genomic interval of Lathyrus oleraceus cultivar Zhongwan6 chromosome 7, CAAS_Psat_ZW6_1.0, whole genome shotgun sequence harbors:
- the LOC127108042 gene encoding uncharacterized protein LOC127108042, whose translation MKLFSSRNLFSVIVSQKPISENQKHFFLWLKLHLKHRKMKSMRNVKYEEALEKFESVLGTKLEPNEAAVAGFELPRCKQCSHIHNCHGATTTTSSCTDVSTSSSFTLC comes from the exons ATGAAGCTCTTTTCTTCCAGAAACCTTTTTTCTGTTATAGTTTCTCAAAAACCCATTTCTGAAAATCAAAAGCATTTCTTTTTGTGGTTAAAGCTTCATCTGAAGCATCGAAAGATGAAGAGTATGAG GAATGTGAAGTACGAGGAAGCATTAGAGAAATTTGAGTCAGTTTTGGGAACAAAATTAGAGCCTAATGAAGCAGCAGTGGCAG GTTTTGAACTCCCACGCTGCAAACAATGTTCCCACATCCACAATTGCCATggtgcaacaacaacaacatcaagtTGCACAGATGTATCCACAAGTTCATCTTTCACATTATGCTAA